The Bactrocera neohumeralis isolate Rockhampton unplaced genomic scaffold, APGP_CSIRO_Bneo_wtdbg2-racon-allhic-juicebox.fasta_v2 ctg1918, whole genome shotgun sequence sequence AAGTTTATTTGGCGTAGGACGCACCACAGTTGGGGAAATAGTTGTGGATTTTTGCAAAGCTGTATGCACAAGTTTATCGGATTGCATCAATTCCTATCCCCAAGCACAGAAGAAGTAGAGCGAAATGTACAAGGTTTTGCACACCTTGGTTTTCCGCAATGTTTTGGAGCAATAGATGGCTGCCACATTGTGGTTCAGCCGAAAAAGGAAGATGCGATCGACTATTACAATTACAAGGGGTGGTATTCGGTTGTTCTGCTGGAAAGTTGCGACTATaggtaaatttaatatatggtacttattggaaatatttatataaattctttcactattttatagatcaaaatttacatatatacatgttgGGTCAACTGGAAGAAATAACGATTTGTACATTTTTGAGGGTAGttccttaaaaaaattccatgaaACCGCTGATATTTTTGCTCAGAACATCAAAATGATTGGAGATGTTAATGTCCCCGTATTACTTATTGGCGATTCAGCCTTTCGATTGTCGCGTTACATGATGAAGCCTTTTCCATACTCACCAAATCAACCAGTGTCTGAAAAAACATTTAACTATCGTTTGTCCAAATGTCGCAGATTTATAGAGAATGCTTTCGGTCAACTAAAAGCCCGATTTAGAAGAATTGGCAGAGGTTTACCGGTAGCTCCAAAAAACGTTAACGTTATAATACATGCATGCtgtattttgcacaattttctaaaaattgaaaatgatgaAATTCCTTCTTCGTGGATCCAAGATGCTGCAGAAATAAGTACAGAAATTCAACCACATCACACTACAAGAGCTGGGGAAAATGATGTAACAGCATCGGCTATAGCTCTGAGTTTTCGTGAGTATAGATGTATAGAGTAgcagaaaacaaatattagtacacataattacatccatttttaaaaagatcattttttatttaaattcattttttgttacattatataatgttttaaaactagaaaataacaaaacatttcattaaataacG is a genomic window containing:
- the LOC126766620 gene encoding uncharacterized protein LOC126766620; its protein translation is HVGSTGRNNDLYIFEGSSLKKFHETADIFAQNIKMIGDVNVPVLLIGDSAFRLSRYMMKPFPYSPNQPVSEKTFNYRLSKCRRFIENAFGQLKARFRRIGRGLPVAPKNVNVIIHACCILHNFLKIENDEIPSSWIQDAAEISTEIQPHHTTRAGENDVTASAIALSFREYRCIE